From a single Silene latifolia isolate original U9 population chromosome 6, ASM4854445v1, whole genome shotgun sequence genomic region:
- the LOC141587138 gene encoding F-box/LRR-repeat protein 25-like codes for MERKKSCMSINARNMDRISSLPDCILHQILSFLDTRFAVQTAILSKRWQNVFDTTPFLNFSYNFSEIADPLDLSANPYNELYDRKRDGFSECISKVLDAQNGYDCKKIVIRCDLMLDSKFVNSVMSYAVRHKAQEIEIMAGCDDLDRIEFPESIYTSQSLEKLKLVGDEYNYMYVSRSMGFRFLKELRLHRVELSREGFSQEIFPDCPNLELLSLVACSLESTYYPFVLSAPKLKTLEMIFLLSEKSSLRPSTVEISAPMLSYIKYEGPDPMHLILGDCASSLEEIDIDIQDGFSNGNIREKWVIERLIQMLREFRNAKSVIISLNTLEVLSAIPSLLQGKESPFANLKNIQLKTSWPELVPGWSFLLKNSPNVKASIQGDLNKVLMSETQESFRGGNNS; via the exons ATGGAGCGGAAGAAATCATGCATGAGCATAAATGCCAGAAACATGGACAGAATTAGCAGTCTCCCAGATTGCATTCTTCACCAAATTCTGTCATTTTTAGACACCAGATTTGCTGTTCAAACTGCTATACTCTCTAAAAGATGGCAAAATGTATTCGATACGACCCCTTTTCTGAATTTCTCTTACAATTTTTCAGAAATTGCTGACCCCCTTGATTTGTCTGCTAATCCATATAATGAACTTTACGACCGAAAGAGGGATGGCTTCTCAGAATGTATATCTAAGGTGTTGGATGCTCAAAATGGGTATGATTGTAAGAAAATTGTCATTCGTTGCGATTTGATGTTGGACTCAAAGTTCGTTAATTCAGTAATGTCTTACGCGGTTAGGCATAAGGCTCAGGAAATTGAAATCATGGCGGGTTGTGATGATTTGGACCGTATTGAATTCCCTGAGAGCATTTACACTAGTCAATCACTTGAGAAGCTCAAATTAGTCGGGGATGAATATAATTACATGTATGTGTCGAGATCTATGGGTTTTCGGTTTTTAAAAGAGCTGAGACTTCATAGGGTTGAGTTGTCGCGAGAAGGTTTTAGTCAAGAGATCTTTCCTGATTGTCCTAATTTAGAACTCTTGAGCTTGGTTGCATGTAGTTTGGAGAGTACTTATTACCCATTTGTATTATCAGCCCCTAAGCTTAAGACTTTGGAAATGATTTTTCTACTTAGTGAGAAATCGTCACTTAGACCGTCCACTGTCGAAATTTCAGCACCTATGCTttcatatataaaatatgaggGGCCTGATCCTATGCATCTCATTTTGGGTGATTGTGCATCATCTTTGGAGGAGATTGACATTGATATTCAAGACGGCTTTTCTAATGGTAATATCCGTGAGAAATGGGTCATTGAGAGGCTAATTCAAATGCTCAGAGAGTTCCGCAATGCAAAATCTGTCATCATCTCATTGAACACTCTAGAG GTTCTGTCGGCAATACCAAGTTTGTTACAAGGCAAGGAATCTCCGTTTGCAAATCTGAAGAATATACAACTCAAAACTAGTTGGCCGGAGCTTGTACCTGGATGGAGCTTTCTGCTTAAAAACTCCCCTAATGTTAAAGCTTCCATACAGGGGGATCTTAATAAG GTTTTGATGTCAGAAACTCAAGAAAGCTTTCGCGGCGGCAACAACTCTTGA